The Hemicordylus capensis ecotype Gifberg chromosome 6, rHemCap1.1.pri, whole genome shotgun sequence genome window below encodes:
- the CCDC13 gene encoding coiled-coil domain-containing protein 13 isoform X6 yields MMEERLLEDENEQLQNQLRETVDENGRLYKLLKERDFEIKQLQKKIEEERMAMMGTAGLAGDVAATKIVELAKRNRHLTAEIEREKTRVKQLNNRIKELDKELQMSTVKLQSVGDKNNQPARKTGDMSLDSSNNSPFLLNPESPEMKVLQEKLSAANLKVSEYRNQLQTTKQELKMTQKLFANEVGEDVNIQNLLSTPGTWRGRAQQILVLQGKVRELENQLGHSKSRLSESCADGEVLSHTNSRKRSAQEKNLQHIRTLEKEKKEALEKLTNEYNAFKKDQEDVKKKLDSSKARNKMLSSEVKTLKEQISTLLDKGKHDDELIDALLSQQKEMQIILKNLSQQDKRNKECRQSLGQQLNIEAQKQTCLIEQLKQMVAEREARVRELEEKVRQLASQHHRNQTEENNSDSTSTLSSESLEGENCAAGSRRDDCIAKNSSARLVSKMGHTLVDSAATSLPATVSLGRTVEPDTPDMKTLKVQIVEYKALSQAAQVERDRLIELVSILQKRVDESTTKIWEAEKKFQDQQQRYVVLEQQFEKLKMEAGKTSSTQKIHSKGKAAGSASAVQPLSNTRLSWNAGDQKDLLSEVPLESQIEEVSTRLAIQVEENESLKSALQTTMKTKEEDFRVYQETMGQVKEIFLQALRQQKQDRI; encoded by the exons atgatggaagaaag GTTGCTCGAGGATGAAAATGAGCAGCTCCAGAACCAGCTTCGGGAGACTGTAGATGAAAATGGCAGGCTGTACAAACTGCTGAAGGAAAGGGACTTCGAAATCAAACAACTCCAGAAGAAAATAGAAGAGGAAAGGATGGCCATGATGG GGACGGCTGGTTTGGCAGGAGACGTCGCTGCCACTAAAATTGTCGAACTGGCCAAACGGAACCGTCACCTGACTGCCGAGATTGAAAGGGAGAAAACCAGAGTCAAACAACTCAACAACAGAATCAAAGAGCTGGACAAAGAA TTACAAATGTCCACAGTCAAGCTCCAGTCAGTTGGAGATAAAAACAACCAACCTGCTCGCAAAACAGGGGATATGTCTTTG gACTCATCAAACAACTCTCCCTTTCTCTTGAACCCTGagagcccagagatgaaagtcttACAAGAAAAATTAAGCGCTGCCAACTTGAAAGTGTCTGAATATCGCAACCAGCTCCAGACCACAAAGCAGGAGCTTAAGATGACACAGAAG CTTTTTGCAAATGAGGTTGGAGAAGACGTCAACATTCAAAATCTGTTGTCCACCCCGGGCACCTGGCGTGGGCGGGCTCAGCAGATTCTTGTGCTGCAAGGCAAA GTCCGGGAGCTGGAGAACCAGTTGGGTCATAGCAAAAGCAGGTTGTCTGAGAGCTGTGCCGATGGGGAAGTGTTAAGCCATACAAACTCACGGAAAAGGTCTGCCCAGGAGAAAAACCTGCAGCACATTCGGactttggaaaaagaaaagaaagaagcacTGGAG AAACTTACCAATGAGTACAATGCCTTCAAGAAGGACCAGGAGGATGTGAAAAAGAAGTTAGACTCCTCCAAAGCCAGGAACAAAATGTTGTCCAGTGAGGTGAAAACCCTGAAGGAGCAAATCTCAACCCTGCTGGACAAGGGGAAGCATGATGATGAGCTCATTGATGCTTTACTG AGCCAACAGAAGGAAATGCAAATCATCCTAAAGAACCTGAGCCAGCAGGACAAGAGGAACAAGGAATGCCGCCAGagcctggggcagcagctgaaCATTGAGGCGCAGAAGCAAACCTGCCTCATAGAGCAGCTCAAGCAGATGGTAGCTGAACGAGAAGCCAGAGTGAGAGAGCTGGAGGAGAAAGTCAGGCAACTTGCATCGCAG CACCATCGTAATCAGACAGAAGAAAATAATTCAGACTCCACTTCTACGCTGTCTTCAGAGTCTTTAGAAGGGGAGAACTGTGCCGCAGGGTCCAGGAGGGACGACTGCATTGCGAAGAACAGCTCTGCACG GCTGGTGTCTAAGATGGGGCACACGCTCGTGGACTCGGCAGCCACTTCACTTCCAGCCACGGTCTCTCTTGGGAG GACTGTTGAACCTGACACCCCTGACATGAAAACCCTGAAGGTCCAGATCGTGGAATACAAAGCTCTCAGTCAGGCAGCTCAAGTGGAGCGGGACAGACTGATAGAGCTGGTCAGCATCCTGCAGAAAAG GGTGGATGAAAGCACCACTAAGATTTGGGAAGCTGAGAAGAAGTTTCAAGATCAGCAGCAGAGATACGTTGTTCTAGAACAGCAGTTtgaaaaactgaaaatggaggCAGGGAAGACATCCAGCACACAGAAAATCCACTCAAAAGGCAAAGCAG CAGGCTCTGCATCTGCAGTTCAGCCCCTCAGTAACACCAGGCTCAGCTGGAATGCAGGTGATCAGAAAGATCTTCTCTCAGAAGTGCCCCTGGAGTCCCAAATAGAAGAAGTGTCCACAAG GCTTGCCATCCAAGTGGAGGAGAATGAAAGCCTGAAGAGCGCTTTACAGACTACTATGAAAACAAAAGAGGAAGACTTCCGGGTGTACCAGGAAACAATGGGCCAGGTGAAGGAGATCTTCCTACAGGCTCTGAGGCAGCAGAAGCAGGACAGGATCTAA